The Paramixta manurensis region GCAGAGCGAAATTACGCCATAGTGGTGATCAGCGGGTGAAAAGCTGTTTTTCCCGCGCCAGGCTGCGATAATGGCGGCCGGAGTGGTGGAGGAAAGCGCGATGGAATATGAATTTTTACGTGATGTGACCGGTGGGGTAAAAGTCCGCATGTCGATGGGGCATGAGGCGGTAGGCCATTGGTTTAATGAAGAGGTGCAGGAGAATTTAGCGCTGCTGGATGAGGTTGAAGCCGCAGTGGCGCAAATTGATGGCAGCGAGCGCCAATGGCAGCGCGTTGGTCACGAATATACGCTGTGGATGGATGATGAAGAGGTCATGATTCGCGCCAACAGTATGAGCGTTGAAGGCGACGAAATGGAAGAAGGCATGAGTTATTACGATGAAGAAAGCCTGGCGTTTTGCGGCGTTGAAGACTTTTTGCAGGTGGTAAATGCCTACCGTCGCTTTATGCGCGGTGAGTAAAGCGCAAAGGGAGCCGGTTGGACCGGCTCCAGGCGATTACGGCGTTTTCAGACCCACCGCCGGAATATTGCGACCATAGTAAATTTCACGCATCTCTTTCCACAGCAGGTCGGTAATACGCTTGTGCTCTTGCTGGCTTAATGCTTCCGGTTTGGTGTTAAAAAGGTAGTGTTTTAGATCGAACTCTTTTAATAACATCTTGGTATGAAAGATGTTTTCCTGGTACACGTTCACATCCATCATGTCATACATGGCTTTCATATCTTCCGACATAAAGTTTTGGATGGAATTAATTTCGTGATCGATGAAGTGTTTCACACCATTAATATCGCGGGTAAATCCCCGAACGCGATAATCAATGGTAACAATATCGGACTCTAACTGGTGAATTAAATAATTCAGCGCCTTGAGCGGTGAAATCACCCCGCAGGTGGAAACTTCAATATCGGCGCGAAAAGTACAGAGCCCGCCCTGTGGATGACTTTCCGGGTAGGTGTGTACGCAAATATGGCTTTTATCAAGATGGGCGACCACCGAATTTGGCAGCGGGCCGGGATGTTCAGACGTATCGATATCTTTTGGATCAACCGGCTCTTCGCTAACCAGAATGGTTACGCTGGCGCCTTGCGGCTCGTAATCCTGGCGCGCGATGTTCAGCACATTCGCGCCGATAATCGCACAGGTCTCGGTCAGAATTTCAGTAAGGCGGTTGGCGTTATACTGCTCATCAATATAAGCAATATAGCCGTCACGCTCGGCATCAGTATTCGCATAGCAAATATCGTAGATACAAAAACTCAGGCTTTTCGTCAGGTTATTGAAGCCATGTAGTTTCAGCTTTTGCAATTTCGTTCACCCCCTTAAAATGCACCTTCAGCGTCATCTGATAATGCATTCAACAAGTATTGCGGCAGAGCAAAGCTGCCAGTATGGATTGCCGGGTTGTAATATCGGCAGGTTAACCCCGCAGCCGCAAAACGCGCCTGCAACGTTTCAGAGCTGAGCTGACGCAGCGCCGGGTTATCACTGGCCCAGGCAAACGTCATAATCCCGCCGTAATAGGTCGGCACTGCCGCCTGATAAAAGCTAACGTCGCGAAAGTAGTGGCCCAGCTTACGGTGGCTATTAATCGCTTCATCTTGTTGCAGGAAACACACACCATTCTGCGCGACGAATATGCCATTTTCATTAAGGCAGCGGCGACAACCGGCATAAAATTCTGAGGTAAACAGACTTTCTCCCGGCCCTATCGGGTCGGTACAGTCGGAGATAATCACGTCGAATTTTTCGTGAGTCTGGTTAACAAAGTTTACGCCGTCATCAATCACTAATTGAAAACGGGCATCGTCATAAGCGCCAGCGCTGTGATTCGGCAGGTACTGTTTACAGAAACTCACCACCCCGGCGTCGATCTCAACCATGGTGATACTTTCCAGCGCGGTATGACGGCAGACTTCACGTAGCATCGCGCCGTCGCCGCCGCCGATAATCAGCACACGCTTTGCCGCACCGTGCGCTAACAGCGGTACATGCGTCATCATTTCGTGATAGATAAACTCATCGCGCTCGGTGGTTTGTACCACACCATCCAGCGCCATAACGCGACCAAGCGCGGCGTTTTCGAAGATAATCAGATCCTGATGTGCGGTCTTCTCGCGGTACAACACTTTATCTACCGAGAAATATTGTCCGAAACCGGCATGAAGGGTTTCATACCACATCTCATTTTGGGCCATGACGGGGCTCTCCTCTCAAAACATAGCCATGAAAATGGGCGGCACATCATAGCTAACTCTGACCGTGCTTGCACGGTCAAATTATCGGCGGGAAAGCGGGAACAGAAGGGTTATTTAACGTAGGCAAGCAGGCTTAAAGAGTCGCGTGCCAGCGATTTACATTTCTTATCATTAGAGATGGCAATCCCGCTGAGATCGCGATAGCTATCTTCGCCCAGCGACTTCATGTTATAGCTGGCGTAATTACTTAAATCCCAACGATTTTGTTGCGCGAAAAAGACCAAGGCTTTCCGAATCTGTGCATCGGGTAAATCCTGATAACCGCAGTCATTTTTTAAATAGACAAACACGGCGGTGAGATCGGCTAAATCTTCCGCTTCGGATTCGCTCAAGGCAAAACTGGTGGAGGAGAAGCCAAGTAGCCCGGTTAATAGCAGGACCTTGATGCCTTTCTTCATAACGGTTCTCGTGAGGTTGCAATTACCTGAAGTTAGCACAGATAGCCGCCTGCTTCAGGCAATTTCGCGCAATTGAACGGCATCAGATGAAAAAATAACCCGGCGGAGAGGGTTTCCGTCACCGATTGAACTTGACCTTACCGCTGGGGAAGGGTTTAGGCTAGATGCCCGCTTGTTAATCGCAGAGGATATGGATATGCAACGCCGTGACTTTCTCAAACTGACCGCCGCACTGAGCGCCGCTGGCGCATTACCTTTCTGGAGCCGTGGTTTAATGGCTGCTGAACGGCCTGAGTTGCCAGTGCCTGCGTTGCTGCCCGCCGATGCGCGCAGTGAGATAGCGATTACCGCGCAGGCTGGTTTCACACAATGGAACGGTAAGCGGGTGCCGAGTTGGGGTTATAACGGGAATCTGCTCGGCCCGGCGTTGCAGTTAGAGCGCGGCAAAGCCGTCACGATTAAGGTCACTAACCGCTTGCCGCATGCCACCACCGTACATTGGCACGGTTTGGAAGTACCCGGTGAGGTTGATGGCGGGCCGCAGGCGCGCATCGAGCCGGGGCAACAGCGCACGGTCACCTTTACTCCCGACCAGCCTGCTGCGACCTGTTGGTTCCATCCGCATCAGCACGGCGAAACCGGTTATCAAGTGGCTCAGGGGCTGGCGGGCTTGGTGCTAATTAGGGATAACGAAGCGGAAAAGCTGTTACTGCCTAAGTTGTGGGGCGTGGATGATATTCCGGTGATTTTACAGGATAAACAGCTCAGCGCGGATGGCGCAAAAATTGACTATCAGTTGGATATTATGCACGCGGCGGTGGGTTGGTTCGGCAATATGATGCTGACTAATGGCGTATCCTATCCCCATCATGCGGTACCGCGCGGCTGGCTGCGCCTGCGTTTACTGAATGGTTGTAACGCGCGCTCTCTGAACATTGCCGCCAGCGATGGGCGCCCTCTGTACGTTATTGGTAGCGATGGCGGGTTATTGGCGGAACCGGTGAAAGTTTCCGAGATTGGATTATTGCCCGGCGAACGCTTTGAGGTATTGGTCGACACCCATGACGGTAAACCGTTTGATTTAGTGACGCTGCCGGTGAAACAGATCGGGATGACGTTAGCGCCGTTCGATCAACCGTTACCGGTATTGAGTATTCAGCCATTAACCGTACTGGCGAGTGGTTCGCTGCCGGACAAATTGGTTGCCGTCCCGCCGGTTCCATCGCTTGATAAAACTACCGATCGCTGGCTGCAATTGATGATGGATCCGCAACTGGATAGCCAGGGTATGCAGGCATTAATGGATAAATATGGTCACAAAGCGATGGCTGGTATGGAGGCGCATGGCGCAATGGTGGCCGATCATGGCGCAATGAAGCATGACGCCATGAATCATGATGCGATGCAAGGAATGGCGGGTATGAAAGGGATGAGCGGCATGGAGGAAGGCTCCTCTTCTGCGGCGGGTTATGACTTCCGTTCAGGGAATAAAATTAATGGCTTGGCGTTTGATATGCACAAGCCTGCTTTTGCCGCCCGGCGTGGCGAGTATGAGAAGTGGACCATTTCCGGCGAAGGTGATGCGATGTTGCATCCTTTCCATATCCACGGCGCACAGTTCCGCATTTTGTCGGAAAATGGTAAACCGCCTGCTGCACACCGGCAGGGATGGAAAGATATGGTGAGTGTCAATGGGTGGCGTAGCGAAGTGTTGGTGCGCTTTAATCATGCCGCCAGCGCGGAACAAGCGTATATGGCGCACTGCCATTTGTTGGAACATGAAGATACCGGCATGATGTTAGGGTTTACCGTCGCCTAAGTGCCAACGCAAGGGGCGAAGTTGCCATCGCCCCTATACGCGCAGAGACTCGTTACGCTTGCTCCAGCGCCAGACGCAGGTCCTCGATTAAATCCTCTTTATTTTCGATACCGATCGACAAGCGAATCGTCGAATCATTGATGCCGATACGCTGGCGAACATCAGCCGGCACGCCGGAGTGGGTGGTGCTGCCTGGATGGCTGGCGAGTGATTCGGTTCCGCCCAGGCTAACTGCTAATTTAAACAGTTGAAGCGCGTTAAGAAAACGGAACGACGCTTGCTGGCCGCCGCGAATATCGAACGAAAAGGTTGAACCGGCGCCGCTGCATTGATGATGATATGTCTGGCCCGCCGCAGAAGCCGGATCGAGAAAAGCTAAGTAGTGGATCTTTTCTACTTTCGGATGGCTGTGCAGAAACTCCGCTACCGCTTCGGCATTGCTATTGGCTTTTTCCATGCGTAACGACAGCGTCTCCAGCGAACGGCCGATCATCCAACTGGAGTGTGGGTCCAGTTGGGTGCCGATGGCGCTACGCAGCGCCTTCACTTGGCTCATCAGCGCTTTGCTGCCCATTGCCGCGCCGGCAATCAGGTCGGAATGGCCGCCAACATATTTGGTCAGCGAATAGAGCGAAATATCCGCGCCGTGTTCAATCGGGCGCTGAAATACCGGCCCCAGCAATGTGTTATCGCAGGCGATAATTGGGCGGTGCCCCTGACGTTGACCAATGTTTTCCGCTACGCGCCGCATAAGGGCAATATTAACCAGGCTATTGGTAGGGTTCGCTGGTGACTCCACCAGGATAACCGCCACTCTTCCTTGTTTCATTGCTTCATCGGCAGCGGCCTGCACCGCGCTTTCATCGTTTCCATCGCTAAAACCGACCGCGCTCACGTTCAATTGGCGAAAAGTTTTACTCAATAACGTCTCGGTACCGCCATACAACGGCTGAGAATGCAAAATAACGTCACCTGGCGTAGTGAAGGCTAACAGCGTGGTAGAAATTGCCGACATACCGGAAGAGAACAGCGCGCAGCTATCGGTACGTTCATAAACCGCCAACCGATCTTCCACAATTTCGCTATTCGGATGATTAAAGCGTGAATAGACCAAGCCGCCAGACATCCCTTCCGGTGGCACGCGGCGGCCGGAAACGTAATCGAAAAAGTCACGGCCATCTTCTGCGGTTTTAAACACGAACGTCGAGGTCAAAAACACCGGCGGTTTAACCGCGCCCTCTGAAAGCGCCGGGTCGTAACCATAGTTAAGCATTTGCGTTTCCGGCTGGAGCGGACGCGTGCCGATATGGGTTTTTTTAGAATGTGCGGCTGTCATGCGATCTCCTGATATTTCTGCATGCCTTACTGTATTGAGCATAAGCTAACATGCGGTTGAGAGCGCTGATAAATGAATTAACGTTCTAAGTTTAAAACTATTTGCATGATGAAATTCGATAAAACTCTATTTTAGCAGTCTATACGGCTGAGTGATGGTGGGGGCGATTGCCGCGTCGATGCGCCGGATAATCGTGCGTGTCGGTACGCGGCGTGCGGTGAAATGTGATAGACTGCGGCGCTTTCCTTACGCAACAATCTGAATGCTATGAAACACACCGTAGAAGTCATGATCTCCGAAGCGGAGATCCATTCCCGTATTGCCGAGCTGGGCAAACAGATCAACGAACATTACCGTGACAGCGGCAGTGAAATGGTGCTGGTTGGCCTACTGCGCGGTTCGTTTATGTTTATGGCCGACTTATGTCGGGCAATTGACGTACCGCATGAGGTGGATTTTATGACCGCTTCCAGCTATGGCAGCGGTATGTCCAGCACCCGTGATGTAAAAATCCTGAAAGACCTTGATGAAGACATTCGCGGAAAAGATGTCCTGATTGTGGAAGACATCATCGATTCCGGCAATACACTGAGCAAAGTGCGGGAGATTCTGCGTCTACGTGAACCGAAGTCGCTGGCGATTTGTACTTTACTGGATAAACCGGAACGTCGTGAAGTGGATGTGAAGGTTGAGTTCGTCGGCTTTGCCATCCCTGATGAGTTCGTGGTGGGATATGGAATTGATTACGCTCAACGTTATCGCCATCTGCCATACGTTGGGAAGGTCGTTATCCTGGAGCCTTAAGCGACGCGGGTTTTAACCGCTGCTTAACAGCACAATCAACCAAGGCCGGCCCCGCCGGCCTGTTATATTATGCAGCCCGCCTGTCAGCGATGACGGTCAGGATTGTTAAGCAGGTTAGAGATACCGTGGCGGTAACGTTGTTCAAGAATTTCGCGATTCGTTGCCGTAACGCCAAGGTCGCGTAAGCAACCGTCGTGGATACCGTAAACCCAACCGTGAATGTTGACCTTCTGCCCACGTTTCCAGGCCGATTGCATGACAGTTGAGTGACCGAGGTTATAAACCTGTTCAATTACGTTGATTTCACACAATTTATCGAAACGCTTTTCAGGCGGAAGTTGGCCGAGTAACGAGCTATGCTTGTACCACAAATCGCGAATGTGCAGCAGCCAGTTATTGATTAACCCCAGTTCTGGGTTTTCGACCGCCGCCTGCACGCCGCCGCAGCCATAGTGACCGCAAATAATGACGTGCTCGACTTCCAGCACTTCAACGGCATATTGCACCACGGACAAGCAGTTTAAATCGGTGTGAATCACCAGGTTGGCAACGTTACGATGAACAAACAGCTCGCCCGGCTCCAGGCCGGTTAAACGTTCAGCGGGAACGCGGCTGTCAGAACAGCCAATCCACAAAAAACGAGGTTTTTGCGCAAGGGCAAGACGTTCGAAGAAACCGGGATCTTCATTGACCAGCAACTTTGACCATTCGCGATTATTGCTGATGAGCGTATCAATTTCGTTCATTTAGGTATTGCCTTGTAACACGTCAAAATGCGTTGACGTACTATAGGTCAACGCCTGGTAATTTTAAACGGCAAAAACAAAACCATACAAACAGGGTATGCATTTCTCTATGACTTATGCACTGGAACTAGAAAAGCTGACCAAGACCTATCCCGGTGGCGTACAGGCGCTGAAAGGGATCGATCTGAATGTCGAAGCAGGCGACTTCTATGCACTGCTTGGGCCAAACGGGGCAGGGAAGTCCACCACTATCGGGATTATTAGCTCGCTGGTAAATAAAAGCGCCGGTAAGGTGCGAGTATTCGGTTATGACCTGGAACACGATGTGGTGAACGCCAAGCGTCAGCTCGGTCTGGTGCCGCAGGAGTTCAACTTCAACCCGTTTGAAACGGTACTACAAATTGTGGTCAATCAGGCGGGCTACTATGGCGTTGAGAAACATGACGCGCTGAAACGTGCAGAAAAATACCTCAATCAACTCGATCTGTGGGGCAAACGCAACGAGCGCGCCCGGATGTTATCGGGCGGTATGAAACGTCGACTGATGATTGCGCGTGCGTTGATGCACGAACCTAAGCTTTTGATTCTGGATGAGCCGACCGCCGGGGTGGATATTGAGTTGCGCCGCTCCATGTGGGTGTTTCTGAAAGAGTTAAACGCACAGGGCACTACTATTATCCTCACCACGCACTATCTGGAAGAGGCGGAAATGCTGTGCCGCAATATCGGCATTATTCAAAGCGGCGAGTTGGTTGAAAACACCTCAATGAAAGGCCTGCTGTCAAAACTCAAGTCGGAAACCTTTATCCTCGATCTGGCGACCAAGAGTCCGTTGCCAGAGTTGGAAGGTTTTCAGTATCGGCTGGTAGATACCTCGACGCTGGAAGTGGAGGTGATGCGTGAGCAGGGGCTGAACAGTGTGTTTAGCCAGCTTAGCGCGCAGGGTGTACAGGTGCTGAGTATGCGTAATAAAGCGAACCGTCTGGAAGAGCTGTTTGTCGGTTTGGTGCAGGGCCAGAAAGGAGAGAAAGCATGACGCATCTGTATTGGGTCGCGCTAAAAAGTATTTGGGGTAAAGAGATTAACCGGTTCGCGCGTATTTGGATTCAGACGCTGGTGCCACCGGTCATTACCA contains the following coding sequences:
- the speE gene encoding polyamine aminopropyltransferase; amino-acid sequence: MAQNEMWYETLHAGFGQYFSVDKVLYREKTAHQDLIIFENAALGRVMALDGVVQTTERDEFIYHEMMTHVPLLAHGAAKRVLIIGGGDGAMLREVCRHTALESITMVEIDAGVVSFCKQYLPNHSAGAYDDARFQLVIDDGVNFVNQTHEKFDVIISDCTDPIGPGESLFTSEFYAGCRRCLNENGIFVAQNGVCFLQQDEAINSHRKLGHYFRDVSFYQAAVPTYYGGIMTFAWASDNPALRQLSSETLQARFAAAGLTCRYYNPAIHTGSFALPQYLLNALSDDAEGAF
- the cueO gene encoding multicopper oxidase CueO; its protein translation is MQRRDFLKLTAALSAAGALPFWSRGLMAAERPELPVPALLPADARSEIAITAQAGFTQWNGKRVPSWGYNGNLLGPALQLERGKAVTIKVTNRLPHATTVHWHGLEVPGEVDGGPQARIEPGQQRTVTFTPDQPAATCWFHPHQHGETGYQVAQGLAGLVLIRDNEAEKLLLPKLWGVDDIPVILQDKQLSADGAKIDYQLDIMHAAVGWFGNMMLTNGVSYPHHAVPRGWLRLRLLNGCNARSLNIAASDGRPLYVIGSDGGLLAEPVKVSEIGLLPGERFEVLVDTHDGKPFDLVTLPVKQIGMTLAPFDQPLPVLSIQPLTVLASGSLPDKLVAVPPVPSLDKTTDRWLQLMMDPQLDSQGMQALMDKYGHKAMAGMEAHGAMVADHGAMKHDAMNHDAMQGMAGMKGMSGMEEGSSSAAGYDFRSGNKINGLAFDMHKPAFAARRGEYEKWTISGEGDAMLHPFHIHGAQFRILSENGKPPAAHRQGWKDMVSVNGWRSEVLVRFNHAASAEQAYMAHCHLLEHEDTGMMLGFTVA
- the can gene encoding carbonate dehydratase; this encodes MNEIDTLISNNREWSKLLVNEDPGFFERLALAQKPRFLWIGCSDSRVPAERLTGLEPGELFVHRNVANLVIHTDLNCLSVVQYAVEVLEVEHVIICGHYGCGGVQAAVENPELGLINNWLLHIRDLWYKHSSLLGQLPPEKRFDKLCEINVIEQVYNLGHSTVMQSAWKRGQKVNIHGWVYGIHDGCLRDLGVTATNREILEQRYRHGISNLLNNPDRHR
- the yacL gene encoding protein YacL — its product is MEYEFLRDVTGGVKVRMSMGHEAVGHWFNEEVQENLALLDEVEAAVAQIDGSERQWQRVGHEYTLWMDDEEVMIRANSMSVEGDEMEEGMSYYDEESLAFCGVEDFLQVVNAYRRFMRGE
- a CDS encoding ABC transporter ATP-binding protein, with translation MTYALELEKLTKTYPGGVQALKGIDLNVEAGDFYALLGPNGAGKSTTIGIISSLVNKSAGKVRVFGYDLEHDVVNAKRQLGLVPQEFNFNPFETVLQIVVNQAGYYGVEKHDALKRAEKYLNQLDLWGKRNERARMLSGGMKRRLMIARALMHEPKLLILDEPTAGVDIELRRSMWVFLKELNAQGTTIILTTHYLEEAEMLCRNIGIIQSGELVENTSMKGLLSKLKSETFILDLATKSPLPELEGFQYRLVDTSTLEVEVMREQGLNSVFSQLSAQGVQVLSMRNKANRLEELFVGLVQGQKGEKA
- the hpt gene encoding hypoxanthine phosphoribosyltransferase is translated as MKHTVEVMISEAEIHSRIAELGKQINEHYRDSGSEMVLVGLLRGSFMFMADLCRAIDVPHEVDFMTASSYGSGMSSTRDVKILKDLDEDIRGKDVLIVEDIIDSGNTLSKVREILRLREPKSLAICTLLDKPERREVDVKVEFVGFAIPDEFVVGYGIDYAQRYRHLPYVGKVVILEP
- the speD gene encoding adenosylmethionine decarboxylase, translated to MQKLKLHGFNNLTKSLSFCIYDICYANTDAERDGYIAYIDEQYNANRLTEILTETCAIIGANVLNIARQDYEPQGASVTILVSEEPVDPKDIDTSEHPGPLPNSVVAHLDKSHICVHTYPESHPQGGLCTFRADIEVSTCGVISPLKALNYLIHQLESDIVTIDYRVRGFTRDINGVKHFIDHEINSIQNFMSEDMKAMYDMMDVNVYQENIFHTKMLLKEFDLKHYLFNTKPEALSQQEHKRITDLLWKEMREIYYGRNIPAVGLKTP
- a CDS encoding YacC family pilotin-like protein, which produces MKKGIKVLLLTGLLGFSSTSFALSESEAEDLADLTAVFVYLKNDCGYQDLPDAQIRKALVFFAQQNRWDLSNYASYNMKSLGEDSYRDLSGIAISNDKKCKSLARDSLSLLAYVK
- a CDS encoding cystathionine gamma-synthase family protein produces the protein MTAAHSKKTHIGTRPLQPETQMLNYGYDPALSEGAVKPPVFLTSTFVFKTAEDGRDFFDYVSGRRVPPEGMSGGLVYSRFNHPNSEIVEDRLAVYERTDSCALFSSGMSAISTTLLAFTTPGDVILHSQPLYGGTETLLSKTFRQLNVSAVGFSDGNDESAVQAAADEAMKQGRVAVILVESPANPTNSLVNIALMRRVAENIGQRQGHRPIIACDNTLLGPVFQRPIEHGADISLYSLTKYVGGHSDLIAGAAMGSKALMSQVKALRSAIGTQLDPHSSWMIGRSLETLSLRMEKANSNAEAVAEFLHSHPKVEKIHYLAFLDPASAAGQTYHHQCSGAGSTFSFDIRGGQQASFRFLNALQLFKLAVSLGGTESLASHPGSTTHSGVPADVRQRIGINDSTIRLSIGIENKEDLIEDLRLALEQA